The Pseudomonas graminis region GACTGGTTCTACGGCGTGCGCACGTTCGCGGCCTCGATGCTGGCGTTGTACATCGCGCTGATGATGGAACTGCCCCGCCCCTATTGGGCGATGGCCACGGTGTACATCGTCTCCAGCCCGTTCGTGGCGCCGACCAGTTCCAAGGCGCTGTACCGCGCGGCCGGCACCTTGCTCGGCGCAGCCGCCTCGGTGGTGCTGGTGCCGATGTTCGTGCAGTCGCCGTTTTTGCTGGCCGTTGTCATTGCCCTGTGGACCGGTACCCTGCTCTTCCTGTCCCTGCATCTGCGTACGGCCAACAGTTATGCGCTGATGCTGGCGGGCTACACCATGCCGCTGATTTCCTTTCCCGTGGTCGACAACCCCCAGGCGGTGTTCGACATCGCCGTCTCGCGCACCGAGGAAATCTTCCTCGGCATCGTCTGTGCTGCGGTGGTCGGCGCGATGTTCTGGCCCCGTCGGCTGGCGCCGGTGCTGGTGGATGCCATGGGCAAGTGGTTCAAGGATGCCTCTGCCTACAGCGATCTCTTTCTCTCCCGCAGCGCCACGCCGGAAGCGGTCGGCGGCCTGCGCACGGCCATGGTCGGCACGTTCAACAGCCTGGAGTTGATGATCGGTCAGTTGCCCCACGAAGGCGCCCATCGCCAGACCGTACGCAATGCCAAAGAATTGCGCGGACGAATGATTCACCTGCTGCCCGTTATTGATGCCCTGGACGATGCCCTCTGGGCGCTGGAGCGGCGTTCGCCCGAGCACGTCGCCGACCTCGCGCCCCTGTTGATCGAGTGCCGCGACTGGGTCGAACAGACCGCCAAAGGCGCGCCGATCAAATACTGGAAAGCCTTGCACACCGAGCTCGACCGCCTGCAACCCACGCCTGCGCAGATCGACGATCGCCGACAACTGCTGTTGTCGAACGCGCTGTATCGGCTGCGCGAATGGATCGACCTGTGGCAGGACTGCCGCAGCCTGCAACACGCCATCGAGACCGATGATCACTCGGCCTGGCGCGCTGTGTATCGCCATTGGCGGCTGGGGCGGCTGTCGCCGTTTCTTGATCGCGGGATGATGCTGTATTCGGTGGCGACCTCGGTCAGCGCCATCATTGTCGCGTCGGTGCTGTGGATCTTGCTGGGCTGGCAGGACGGCGCGAGTGCGGTGGCGCTGGCGGCGGTGTCGTGCAGCTTTTTCGCGGCGATGGACGACCCTGCGCCGCAGATCTACCGGTTCTTCTTCTGGACCATGATGTCGGTGATCTTCGCCAGCCTCTATCTGTTCGTGGTGCTGCCCAATCTGCACGACTTCCCGATGCTGGTGCTGGCGTTTTCCGTGCCGTTTATCTGCGTCGGCACCCTGACCGTGCAGCCGAAGTTCTACCTCGGCACCCTGCTGACCATCGTCAACACCTCGTCCTTCATCAGTATTCAGAGCGCCTACGACGCCGACTTCGTCAACTTCGTCAATTCCAACCTGGCCGGGCCGGCGGGTCTCGCATTCGCCTTCGTCTGGACGCTGATCGTCCGGCCGTTCGGCACTGAGGTGGCGGCCAAGCGTCTGACCCGTTTCAGCTGGCGCGACATCGTCTCCCTCAGCGAAGACGCGACCCTGGCCGAGCACCGGCAAATGGGCGTGCGCATGCTCGACCGGCTGATGCAGCACCTGCCGCGTCTGGCGATTACGGCCCAGGATTCCACCAGTGCACTGCGCGAAGCGCGGGTCGCCCTGAACATGCTCGATTTGCTGGCGTACATGCCGCGGGTCGACCCGGTCCCGCGCCAGCTGCTGCGTCAGGTGACGAGCGAGGTCGGTGCGCATTTCCGGGCCTGCCTGAAAGCCCGGGAGCGTTTGCCGGCGCCCAAGGGTCTGTTGATGACCATGGACCGCGCCCGCCGCGCGCTGGCGTTCAATGGCGAAGATGATGACGCCGCGCGGCTGAATCTGCTGCACGCCCTCAGTGGCTTGCGCCTGGCGCTGTTGCCGGGTGTGGAGATCGTCGATGTGCTCGCCGAGCAGGAAGAACAACCGCCCTATGGCATCGATGGAGCGCCGTTATGATCGGTGATGTGGACATCAGCGGGATCTTCCTGCCGACCTTTCTGGTGCTGATGGGCATCGCTTACCTGATTTTTCTGGTGGTGCACGCCGTGTTGACGCGCGCCCGCTTCTACCGCCTGGTCTGGCACCGGGCTTTGTTCAACGTCGGTCTATACGCTCTGCTGCTCGGCGTCGTGGATACCCTAAGTCGATACCTGATGACATGAAAAAACCTCTTCTGACGCTGGGCCGCGTGGTCCTGACCCTGCTGGTTGTCACCCTTGCCGCGATCGTCGTGTGGCGCATGGTGATGTATTACATGTACGCGCCCTGGACCCGCGACGGGCACATCCGCGCCGACGTGATCCAGATCGCGCCGGACGTTTCCGGACTGATCGAAAAGGTCGCGGTGAGCGACAACCAATTGGTCAAGAAAGGCCAGTTGCTGTTCACCATCGATCAGGACCGTTTCCGTCTCGCCTTGCGTCAGGCCCAGGCCACGGTCGCCGAGCGCAAGGAAACCTGGGAGCAGGCCCAACGCGAGAACCGTCGTAACCGCAGCCTCGGCAATCTGGTCGCCCGCGAGCAGCTGGAAGAAAGCCAGTCCAGGGAAGCCCGCGCGCTGTCAGCCCTGAACGAAGCGCAAGTGGCGGTTGATTCGGCGCAACTGAACCTGGACCGCTCGGTGATCCGCAGCCCGGTGGACGGCTACCTCAATGACCGTGCGCCCCGGGACCGCGAATTCGTCAGTGCCGGGCGTCCGGTGCTGTCGGTGGTGGACAGCAACTCGTTCCACATCGACGGCTACTTTGAAGAAACCAAGCTGGACGGGATTCACATCGGCTCCGGCGTGGACATCCGCGTGATTGGCGACAACGCCCGCCTGCGCGGCCATGTGGTGAGCATCGTCGCGGCCATCGAAGACCGCGACCGTAGCAGTGGCTCGAACCTGCTGCCCAACGTCAACCCGGCGTTCAGCTGGGTGCGACTGGCCCAGCGGATTCCAGTGCGCATTGCGTTCGACGACGTGCCAGCGGATTTCCGCATGATTGCCGGGCGCACGGCGACGGTGTCGATCATCGATGACGCCCGCACAGCTGCTCAGGGACATGACCAACCCGTCCAGCCTGGAGCGCCGAAATGAACCACCGCGCACGCCTGCTGACGGTGGGCATGAGCATGTGCATGGGCTTGCTGCTGTCGGCTTGCACCGTGGTCGGCCCGGATTACACGTTGCCTGATCAAGCCGCCGTCAATCGCCCCGACCTGCAGGGCGAGCTGGCGGGTTCGTCGACCAATGTGGTGTCGGCGCCGGTGCCGGCGGACTGGTGGCGTCTTTATCACGATCCGAAACTCGATGAGTTGGTGGGCCAGGCGCTGGTGTCGAGCACTGACCTTCGCGTCGCGGCGGCGAACCTGCAACGGGCGCGGTTTCAAATGAGCGAGGCCGATGCGGCGGGCGGCTGGAGCGGCACGGCCAAGGCCGGGGCGCAACGCCTGCAGGAAGCCGGTCAGGCCTACCTGCTGCCGGAAAAAGTCCCGGTCGCGAACGTCGGCGATGTCGGGCTGACCACCTCGTACCAGTTCGACCTGTTTGGCGTGTTGCAGCGCGGCATCGAAGCCGCCCAGGCCAACGCCGACGCGACCCAGGCCGCTGCCGACACGGCACGCATCACGCTGGTGGCCGATGTGGTTCGCGCGTACACCCAAGTGTGCGCCGCCAACGAAGAACGCAACATCGCCCTGCACTCCCTTGACCTGCAGCAGCAGAGCCTGAACCTGACCCAACGCCTGCGCGATGCCGGCCGTGGCGATGAAACCCAGGTGACGCGCTCACAAACCCAGTTCCGGTCGCTGCGTGCCGATCTGCCGCGTTACGAAGCGGCGCAGAAGTCAGCGCTGTATCGCCTGTCGATGCTGCTCGCCCGGCCGCTCAACCAGCTGCCCCGCGGGGTCGCGGAGTGCGCCGAGCTGCCGCACATCGCTCAAGTCATGCCGGTGGGCGATGGCGCCGCGCTGCTCAAACGCCGTCCCGATGTGCGCCAGGCGGAACGCCGGCTGGCGATGTCGACGGCGGCCATTGGCGTGGCGACGGGCGAGTTGTATCCGGACATCAGCATCGGCGCGACCGTGGGCACCGTGGGGATTCTCGATGAACTGGGCGATCCGTCGACCAACCGCTGGGGCTTTGGCGGAGTGATCAATTGGACCATCCCGTCCAATGGCGCACGTGCGCGGATTCACATTGCCGAGGCTTCGAATCAGGTGGCCCTGGCGCGCTTTGATGGCGTGGTGCTGAACGCGATCCGCGAAGCCCAGACCGGGCTGTCCCAGTACACCGCGCTGCTGGAGCGCCGCGATGCGCTGGTTGAAACCGAGGAGTCGGCACGGCAGGCGGCGGACCAGACCCACCGGTTTTTCCTCGCCGGCCGCGAATCCTTCCTCGCCGACCTGCAAGCCACCCGCACCTACACCGACATCACCGCACAACTGGCGGCGGCGAACACCCAGGTTGCGATGGGTCAGATCGACCTGTTCCTGGCGCTGGGTGGGGGTTGGGAAAACGGGCATAAGTGAGATGCATGGTGTGCTGACTGGCCTCTTCCCGGCTGAAGCCGGTCCTACTGGGGTTACCTGGTCCCACTGACTGAACGCGTTCGTTGTGGGACCGGCTTTAGCCGGGAAGGCGTCGGTCGTCACACCGCAAAATTGATGTCGTTCACACCGGCCTCTTCCCGGCTGAAGCCGGTCCACAATGGGTGCGCAGCCCGCTCACGCACCGCGTATTCGCTTGAGATTGAACCCCTGCGGACCGGTACTGCCTGACTCTTAATGACTCAGACCCATCAGCCCGGAGGCACCCCCGATGCGCACGCTTGAACTGGCAGACAAAACCGTCCCCGTTATCGGTCAGGGCACCTGGCACACGGGTGAGGATCGCCATCAGTTCGAGGCGGAAGTCTCGGCGCTGCAACTGGGCATCGACCTGGGCCTGACACTGATCGACACGGCCGAGATGTACGGCGAAGGCGGCGCCGAGAAAGTCGTCGGCCAGGCCATCGCCGGGCGCCGCGACGAGGTCGTGCTGGTGAGCAAGGTCTACCCGCACAACGCCAGCCGCGCGGGCATTCCGGCGGCGTGCGAGCGCAGCCTCAAGCGCATGAAGACCGACTACATCGATCTGTATTTGCTTCACTGGGCCGGTCAGTACCCGCTGGATGAAACCGTCGAGGCCTTCGAGCGTCTGCGCGAAGCGGGCAAGATCGGCCGCTGGGGCGTGTCGAATTTCGACGTGTCCGACCTGCTTGAGCTGGACGAGCTCGGCCTCGGCGGCGGATGTGCCACCAATCAGGTGCTGTACAACCCGGAAGAACGCGGCATCGAATATGACCTGCTGCCCTGGATGCAAACCGCCCGGATGCCGCTGATGGCGTACTGCCCGATCGGCCAGGCCGGCAACTTGCTGATGAACCCTGCCATCCTCGAAGTCGCCGAGCGCCACGACGCCACCCCGGCGCAGATCAGCCTGGCGTGGGTGCTGCGTCAGGACGGCGTGATCGCCATTCCCAAGGCCGTCACTCCCCATCACCTGGAATTGAACGCTGCGGCGGTTGATATCGAGCTGTCCATCGAGGATGAATTGTTGATTGATTCCTCATGGCCGGCGCCCCTGCGCAAGACGCGCCTGTCAATGGTCTGAACAAGATCGCTGCCGGACACAAAGCGTCACAAAACTGTCAAAACCCCTTGCGATGATGCCGCCTTCGATCTCGTGCCCTGCGGGGCACTTCCCGTCTGCGAGCCTTCATGAATCAACGCATCGCCCACCATCAGGACTCCGATCTGTTCGGCTTGCTGTACGGCTACCGCTTCCGTCCCGGTGAGCCTGGTCGGGAGCTGGATTCGACGGCGGCGCTTGAATGCCTGCGCCAGCCCACCGCGCCGGACGAGTTTGTCTGGCTGCACCTGAACCTGACCCACGCCAGCTGTGAACGCTGGCTGAAAACCAACCTCGACCTGCCCGACGAGTTCCTCGAAGCCCTGCACGAAGGGTCGCGCTCCACGCGCATCGAACACGTCGACTCTGCCCTGCTCGCCGTGGTCAACGACGTGGTCTTCGACTTCAACCGCGTCTCCACCGACATCGCCACGTTGTGGGTCTGCGTGCGCAGCAACCTGATGATCTCCGCGCGCCATCAGCCCCTGCGGTCTGTGGACCGGCTGCGCTCCTCGGTCAAGCAGGGCGAAACCTTCCGCTCCCCCCTTGAGTTACTGGCCCATCTGCTACGCGATCAGAGCGAGGTGCTGAGCCAGTTCATGCGCAAGACCAGCCTCAGCGTCGACAAAATCGAAGACCAGCTTCTGTCTCAACGCCTGAGCAACAACCGCTCGGAACTCGGCGCCATGCGACGGGTGCTGGTGCGCCTGCAACGGCTGCTGGCCCTGGAACCCGGCTCGCTGATGCGCCTGCTGCACCGCCCGCCGCAGTGGCTGCTGGAGGAGGATTTACAGGAGCTGCGGCAATCCACCGAAGAGTCGGCGCTGGTGATCAGCGACCTCACCGCCCTCGGCGAACGGATCAAACTGCTGCAGGAAGAAATCGCCGCCAACCTCAACGAACAGAGCAGCCGCACGCTGTTCACCCTGACCGTCGTCACCGTGCTGGCGCTGCCGATCAACATCGTCGCGGGTTTCTTCGGCATGAACGTCGGCGGTATACCACTGGCGTCCGATCCCCATGGGTTCTGGGTGCTGGTTGCGCTGGTGGCGACATTTACGTTTATTGCGGGAAGGTGGGCGTTTCGCAAGAGTCGTGACTATTAGCGGCAGCGTCATTAGCGCGTCCATTGGTCTCTGACCCCAGCAAATCCGCGCAAAACGTGACCCGTGTCGCATCTCTGTCACATTTTGTAATGATCATGGTCATTATCCCTCATCAACAGGATTGTGCCCCATGGCGACCCCCACACTGGCTCAAGGCTCTCTGCAACAGGGACCCGGACTGAGTGCTCAATTCGGGCGCAAGCCTGGCATGACGACGATGGTGATTTTCTTCGTTGTGCTGGCATTGGGCCTGTTCTATACCGGCTACAGCCTCAAGCAGGACATGGACGATCTGGGTACCGTCGTGCTGACCTGGACGCCGTTCATTCTGCTTGGCGTCGCATTGGTCATCGCGCTGGGCTTTGAGTTCGTCAACGGTTTCCACGACACCGCCAACGCTGTCGCGACGGTCATTTACACCCACTCCCTGCCACCGAACTTCGCCGTGGTCTGGTCAGGAACCTTCAACTTTCTGGGCGTGTTGTTTTCCAGCGGCGCGGTGGCGTTCGGCATCATTGCCCTGCTGCCGGTCGAGCTGATCCTGCAGGTCGGATCATCGGCGGGTTACGCGATGATCTTCGCCCTGCTCATTGCGGCGATCCTGTGGAACCTCGGCACCTGGTGGCTGGGTCTGCCCGCCTCGTCTTCCCACACGCTGATCGGCTCGATCATCGGCGTCGGTATCGCCAACGCGTTGATGCACGGCCGTGACGGCACCAGCGGCGTGGACTGGTCTCAGGCGACCAAAGTCGGTTATTCGCTGCTGCTCTCGCCGCTGGTAGGGTTCACCTGCGCCGCGCTGTTGCTGATGGCGCTGCGCATGTTCGTGAAGAACCGCGCGCTGTACAAAGCGCCGGAAGGCAACAAGCCGCCGCCGATCTGGATTCGCGGCCTGCTGATCCTGACCTGCACCGGCGTGTCCTTCGCCCACGGTTCAAACGACGGTCAAAAAGGCATGGGTCTGATCATGCTGATTCTGGTGGGTACGCTGCCGATGGCCTACGCGCTGAACCGCGCCATGCCGGCCGATCAGTCGGTGCAGTTCGCCGCAGTCGCCCAGGTCACCCAACAGGCCCTGACCAAAGCCGCGCCGCTGCCCGCGCCGGCTGATTCACGTCAGACGCTGTCCACTTACATCCGTGACAAACAGGCCACTCCTGAGCTGGTGCCAGCGCTGGCCGTCATGGCCGGCAAGATCGGCGATCAGGTCGCCAGTTATGGCTCGCTGGCCAAGGTGCCGGCCGAGGCCACCGCCAACGTGCGAAACGACATGTACCTGACCTCTGAAGCCATCCGCGTGATGGACAAGAACAAGGTCGGCAATTTCGACGCAGACACCCAGGCCAAGGTCGATCAGTTCAAGCAGCAGATCGACACCGCGACCCGATTCATTCCGTTGTGGGTCAAGGTGGCCGTGGCGATCGCGCTGGGCCTGGGCACCATGGTGGGCTGGAAACGCATCGTGATCACGGTCGGTGAGAAGATCGGCAAGACCCATCTGACCTACGCCCAGGGCGCATCGGCTGAAGTCGTTGCGATGCTGACCATTGGCGCGGCGGACATGTATGGATTGCCGGTCTCGACCACCCACGTGCTGTCCTCCGGGGTGGCCGGCAGCATGGTCGCCAACGGCTCCGGCCTGCAGATGCGCACCCTGCGCAATCTGGCGATGGCATGGGTGCTGACTCTGCCTGCCGCGATCCTGCTGTCGGGCAGCCTGTATTGGCTGTTTACCCAGATTTTCTGATGTCGAAGCGTCTCCCGTACTGTCCTTCAGGCGCTTCGGCGCCTGTTTTTTTGCGCGGTGCTTTTTAGTGGGACCGGCTTCAGCCCAGAAGAGGCCAGTGTGAACACCATCAACCTTGCGGCGTGACGCCCGACGCCTTCCCGGCTAAAGCCAGTCCCACAAAGCGCGCTCCTCGGGTTCTTCGCCACGCCAGGACTGGCCGAAGCCCTCTCAGATCCAAACAAACAGGGCATATCTCTAAATATTATAAAAATATGGGATTCAGTTCTTTTACGGAATAAATCGGAGCCTTTATAACGAGTGCACTTGTTACAAGCCCACCGATTCCGCTTGAAGGATTTCTCATGGATGTTTTCTGGTTTCTACCGACACACGGCGACGGCCATTACCTGGGCACGACCAAGGGCGCGCGCCCGGTCACGCTCAATTACCTGAAGCAGGTCGCCCAGGCCGCGGATGATCTGGGTTACCACGGCGTATTGATTCCGACCGGCCGTTCCTGCGAAGACTCCTGGGTGATCGCGTCGGCCCTCGTGCCTTTGACCGAACGCCTGCGTTACCTGGTGGCGATTCGGCCGGGGATTATTTCTCCCACCGTTTCAGCGCGCATGGCCGCGACCCTGGATCGTTTGTCGGGCGGACGCCTGCTGATCAACGTCGTGACCGGTGGTGACCCTGATGAAAACCGCGGCGATGGCAGTTTCCTCGATCACAGCGAACGCTACGAAGTCACCGACGAATTCCTGAAGATCTGGCGCCGCGTGCTGCAGGGCGAAGCCGTGGACTTTGAAGGCAAGCACCTGAGGGTGCAGAACGCCAAAGCACTGTATCCGCCGATTCAGAAGCCCTACCCGCCGCTGTATTTCGGTGGCTCCTCCGAGGCAGCCCACGAACTGGCCGCCGAGCAGGTCGACGTGTATCTCACCTGGGGCGAGCCCCCTGCCGCCGTGGCCGAGAAACTGGCGGACGTGCGCGAGCGCGCCGCGCGCAACGGCCGCACCGTCAAGTTCGGCATCCGTCTGCACGTCATCGTCCGCGAAACCAGCGAAGAGGCCTGGAAAGCTGCGGACACCCTGATCGAGCACATCAGCGACGACACCATCGCCGCTGCGCAGAAATCCTTTTCGCGTTTCGACTCCGAAGGCCAGCGCCGCATGGCCGCGCTGCACGACGGCCGCCGCGACAACCTGGAAATCGCCCCCAACCTGTGGGCCGGCGTCGGCCTGGTACGGGGCGGCGCAGGCACGGCGCTGGTGGGCAATCCCCAGGAAGTCGCCGCACGCATCAAGGAATACGCGGACCTGGGCATCGAAAGTTTCATTTTCTCCGGCTACCCGCACCTGGAAGAAGCCTACCGCTTCGCCGAGCTGGTGTTTCCGCTGTTGCCTGAGCCGTATCGCAGCCTGGCAGGCCGCGGCATCACCAACCTCACCGGCCCGTTCGGCGAAATGATTGCCAACGATCTGCCGCCGCAGAAGTAAGTTTCACCGCCCCCCTGGAAACAACCGCTTGCTGCGCGCCCGCGCAGCACGTGGGAAGCGGTTGATCTGCCAGCGCGACAACGGCGACCGCGACAAGGAGTCCTTCATGACAGCCAGCCTCCCGTTCCAACCACAAGTGACCCCTATGCAGCTATTGACCCTACCGCCCTCGCCAGCCCTGGCGACTTCGATACGCGCCACCGCGCAGGTGTTCGAAGACCCGAGGTCCCAGGCGCTGCTGGCCCACATCGAGCAAGTTGCACCCAGCGATGCCAGCGTGCTGATCATCGGCGAAACCGGCACCGGCAAAGAGTTGGTGGCCCGTCACATTCACAACCTGAGCAGCCGTCGTCACCAGCCCTTCGTGGCGGTCAACTGCGGCGCGTTTTCGGAATCACTGGTGGAAGCCGAGCTGTTCGGTCAGGAAAAAGGCGCGTTCACCGGCGCCCTCACCGCCAAGGCCGGCTGGTTTGAGGAAGCCAACGGCGGGACCTTGTTTCTCGACGAGATCGGCGACCTGCCCCTGGCGATTCAGGTCAAGCTGCTGCGCGTCCTGCAGGAGCGCGAAGTGGTGCGACTGGGCTCGCGCAAAAGCACGCCGATCAACGTGCGGGTGCTGGCGGCGACCAACGTTCAACTGGAACGCGCCATCAACGCCGGGCACTTTCGCGAAGACCTGTTCTATCGCCTCAACGTCGTCAATCTGGAGCTGAGCACCCTGCGCGACCGGCCGGGCGACATCATGCCGCTGAGCCGCCACTTCATCGACGTCTACAGCCAGCGTCTGGGCTGCGGACCGATCCAGATCAGCGCCGATGCCGAGCACAAGCTGCGGACCTACGGCTGGCCGGGGAATATTCGCGAGCTGGAGAACGTGATTCACCACACCTTGCTCATCTGCCGCAACGGCGTGATTCAGTCCAGCGACCTGCGCCTGTCGAACCTGCGCCTTGAGCGCCAGGAGGATTCAGCCCCCGCCGTCGACGACTCGACCGACGCGCTGCTGGCCCGGGCGTTCCAGCGTCTGTTCGAGGAGCAGGCCGGCGCGCTGCACGAGAAGGTCGAAGACGCCCTGTTGCGCGCGGCCTATCGCTTCAGCCACTGCAACCAGGTGCACACCGCGCAATTGCTGGGGTTGAGTCGCAACGTCGTGCGCGCGCGGCTGATCAAGATCGGCGAACTGGCCGTCAACAAGCGCCGTCCCGGTGAACAGACCCAGGGTGAACAGATGCTGCATTTGTCGGTGTGATCCCACAGCGATGCAACCTGTAGGACTGCGCTCACCCCTGACGCGGTCCTACGATTTCCCCCGCCACTTCGTACGCGTTGAAGATCATCGACGTGGCCCGGTGTCGACGAATCAACTCCCACATGTCCCCTTCGCCCTGCTCGGCGTTTTCGAACGCACGCTCGCAGTCGGTCTTCGACAGCCATTGCACATGGCTCAACACCCGCTGACGGTCTTCACTGACCTGCACGCTGGCGCGGACAAAGCCTGGGTAGGTGCGCGTAAACTGCTCGAAACGCTCGTTGAGCGCACCGACCAGCCCGGCCTGATGCTGCGGGTCGACGGCGAACTCAACGAACTGACTGAACGGAAGAGTAGCGGCTGCTGGTGTCATAAACGTTCTCCACAGATGACGGTTGTTGCTGAACAGGATGCTGCGCAAACCGGTATGGCCCCATACGTTTCTTGCGCCGGTGCCCCCACTTGCCAAGCCGGTCCGGCCAAGCGATGCTGCGCAGGATAAAACCTCCAGTTAACTGTAGGTCAAGCGTCGTTCCGCAGACAGGGAGATTGCATGCTCGCCCAGGACATCCCGCCCATCGCCCGCGAACTCACCGTCGGCCAACTGTCCGCCCGCAGCGGCGTGGCTATTACCGCGCTGCGCTTTTACGAGGCCAAAGGTTTGATCAGCAGCCAGCGCAACGCCGGCAATCAGCGTCGCTATCCCAGAGATGTGCTGCGCCGCGTGGCGTTGATCAAAACCGCGCAGCGCCTGGGCATTCCGCTGGCGACCATCCAGACCGCGCTGCAGACCCTGCCTCAGGACCGCGCGCCCAGCGTTGCAGACTGGACCCGGTTATCCGAGCGCTGGAAAGCCGATTTGGATGAACGCATCAACCGCCTCAC contains the following coding sequences:
- a CDS encoding sigma-54 interaction domain-containing protein, translated to MQLLTLPPSPALATSIRATAQVFEDPRSQALLAHIEQVAPSDASVLIIGETGTGKELVARHIHNLSSRRHQPFVAVNCGAFSESLVEAELFGQEKGAFTGALTAKAGWFEEANGGTLFLDEIGDLPLAIQVKLLRVLQEREVVRLGSRKSTPINVRVLAATNVQLERAINAGHFREDLFYRLNVVNLELSTLRDRPGDIMPLSRHFIDVYSQRLGCGPIQISADAEHKLRTYGWPGNIRELENVIHHTLLICRNGVIQSSDLRLSNLRLERQEDSAPAVDDSTDALLARAFQRLFEEQAGALHEKVEDALLRAAYRFSHCNQVHTAQLLGLSRNVVRARLIKIGELAVNKRRPGEQTQGEQMLHLSV
- a CDS encoding antibiotic biosynthesis monooxygenase, with protein sequence MTPAAATLPFSQFVEFAVDPQHQAGLVGALNERFEQFTRTYPGFVRASVQVSEDRQRVLSHVQWLSKTDCERAFENAEQGEGDMWELIRRHRATSMIFNAYEVAGEIVGPRQG
- the soxR gene encoding redox-sensitive transcriptional activator SoxR, producing the protein MLAQDIPPIARELTVGQLSARSGVAITALRFYEAKGLISSQRNAGNQRRYPRDVLRRVALIKTAQRLGIPLATIQTALQTLPQDRAPSVADWTRLSERWKADLDERINRLTALRDQLNGCIGCGCLSMEACPLRNFGDSLSEQGAGPRLLDQD